The proteins below come from a single Tachypleus tridentatus isolate NWPU-2018 chromosome 13, ASM421037v1, whole genome shotgun sequence genomic window:
- the LOC143237160 gene encoding vezatin-like isoform X1 — translation MRVQQSEFFCRLSLVFLKDALSSSRANESALIRLKATADVLEKLYLSNMETLNVLLKTHHYHRSLKMVQASERERKPYESQHSSVKNLCITIHSLILHLQAALLRMKTIEEHLDEVHKESVKSDGQSESLLSLVNDELHTMDGCLNEVSAEIQASSDCISESQMLIKQILGIKMNSNLETSMQDSSLHNNKQRKENVEIIDSAPSCFYIGDPMIEDQVFEAYNDEFETAHDMIHGSCFLSEQDKVKKKQELEASARLFKELCSVLVVRKEGCKQKELDDPLATEKSDNALPDRSNHQGVINGENFVVLQSSVDEVEREDKIINESCSIEKKQLTKSKYFQDQSCEHLANNEQNVEGNCVDFHSDFTTNDCKSEGFSPSYGMLPEKENSKLDDILKLKVPGVSDGNLFFTKTVAAMAAERSKLFGLSVQTVLGESEECFKDSNENSDHENI, via the exons ATGAGAGTGCAACAGTCTGAGTTTTTTTGCAGATTAAGTCTTGTGTTCTTGAAGGATGCACTTTCATCATCAAGAGCTAATGAATCTG CTTTGATAAGGTTGAAGGCCACAGCAGATGTGCTTGAAAAATTGTACCTTTCAAATATGGAAACTCTGAATGTATTGCTCAAAACTCACCACTACCACAGAAGTCTGAAAATGGTTCAGGCCTCAGAAAGAGAAAGAAAGCCTTATGAATCTCAACATTCTTCAGTGAAAAACCTTTGTATAACAATTCACAGCCTTATCTTACATCTTCAAGCAGCTCTTCTGAG aaTGAAGACAATAGAAGAACATCTGGATGAAGTTCATAAGGAATCAGTCAAAAGTGATGGGCAGAGTGAATCTCTTCTGTCATTAGTTAATGATGAATTGCATACGATGGATGGTTGTTTAAATGAAGTGTCAGCAGAGATACAAGCTAGCAGTGACTGTATTTCTGAATCTCAAATGCTGATTAAACAGATTCTTGGAATTAAAATGAATT CTAACTTGGAAACCAGCATGCAAGATTCCAGtcttcataataataaacaaaggaaAGAAAATGTAGAGATAATTGATTCAGCACCATCATGTTTTTATATTGGTGATCCCATGATTGAAGACCAG GTTTTTGAAGCCTATAATGATGAGTTTGAGACAGCTCATGATATGATTCATGGTAGCTGCTTCCTTTCAGAACAAGACAAG GTAAAGAAGAAACAAGAACTCGAAGCATCAGCTCGATTGTTTAAAGAACTTTGTTCTGTGCTTGTTGTAAGAAAAGAGGGTTGCAAACAAAAGGAATTGGATGATCCATTAGCAACAGAAAAAAGTGACAATGCTCTTCCTGACAGATCAAATCATCAAGGTGTCATTAATGGAGAAAATTTTGTAGTTCTACAAAGCTCTGTAGATGAGGTGGAGAGGGAGGACAAAATCATTAATGAAAGCTGTAGTATTGAAAAGAAGCAATTgactaaaagtaaatattttcaggATCAAAGTTGTGAGCATCTTGCAAATAATGAACAGAATGTGGAGGGTAACTGTGTTGACTTTCATTCAGATTTCACCACTAATGATTGTAAATCAGAGGGATTTTCTCCTTCATATGGTATGCTGCCTGAGAAAGAAAATTCAAAGTTAgatgacattttaaaattaaaagtgccAGGTGTGTCAGATGGAAATCTGTTTTTTACTAAAACTGTAGCAGCTATGGCAGCTGAACGTTCTAAACTGTTTGGCTTATCTGTTCAAACTGTTCTGGGAGAGAGTGAAGAGTGCTTTAAGGATAGTAATGAAAACAGTGATCATGAAAATATTTGA
- the LOC143237160 gene encoding uncharacterized protein LOC143237160 isoform X2, with amino-acid sequence METLNVLLKTHHYHRSLKMVQASERERKPYESQHSSVKNLCITIHSLILHLQAALLRMKTIEEHLDEVHKESVKSDGQSESLLSLVNDELHTMDGCLNEVSAEIQASSDCISESQMLIKQILGIKMNSNLETSMQDSSLHNNKQRKENVEIIDSAPSCFYIGDPMIEDQVFEAYNDEFETAHDMIHGSCFLSEQDKVKKKQELEASARLFKELCSVLVVRKEGCKQKELDDPLATEKSDNALPDRSNHQGVINGENFVVLQSSVDEVEREDKIINESCSIEKKQLTKSKYFQDQSCEHLANNEQNVEGNCVDFHSDFTTNDCKSEGFSPSYGMLPEKENSKLDDILKLKVPGVSDGNLFFTKTVAAMAAERSKLFGLSVQTVLGESEECFKDSNENSDHENI; translated from the exons ATGGAAACTCTGAATGTATTGCTCAAAACTCACCACTACCACAGAAGTCTGAAAATGGTTCAGGCCTCAGAAAGAGAAAGAAAGCCTTATGAATCTCAACATTCTTCAGTGAAAAACCTTTGTATAACAATTCACAGCCTTATCTTACATCTTCAAGCAGCTCTTCTGAG aaTGAAGACAATAGAAGAACATCTGGATGAAGTTCATAAGGAATCAGTCAAAAGTGATGGGCAGAGTGAATCTCTTCTGTCATTAGTTAATGATGAATTGCATACGATGGATGGTTGTTTAAATGAAGTGTCAGCAGAGATACAAGCTAGCAGTGACTGTATTTCTGAATCTCAAATGCTGATTAAACAGATTCTTGGAATTAAAATGAATT CTAACTTGGAAACCAGCATGCAAGATTCCAGtcttcataataataaacaaaggaaAGAAAATGTAGAGATAATTGATTCAGCACCATCATGTTTTTATATTGGTGATCCCATGATTGAAGACCAG GTTTTTGAAGCCTATAATGATGAGTTTGAGACAGCTCATGATATGATTCATGGTAGCTGCTTCCTTTCAGAACAAGACAAG GTAAAGAAGAAACAAGAACTCGAAGCATCAGCTCGATTGTTTAAAGAACTTTGTTCTGTGCTTGTTGTAAGAAAAGAGGGTTGCAAACAAAAGGAATTGGATGATCCATTAGCAACAGAAAAAAGTGACAATGCTCTTCCTGACAGATCAAATCATCAAGGTGTCATTAATGGAGAAAATTTTGTAGTTCTACAAAGCTCTGTAGATGAGGTGGAGAGGGAGGACAAAATCATTAATGAAAGCTGTAGTATTGAAAAGAAGCAATTgactaaaagtaaatattttcaggATCAAAGTTGTGAGCATCTTGCAAATAATGAACAGAATGTGGAGGGTAACTGTGTTGACTTTCATTCAGATTTCACCACTAATGATTGTAAATCAGAGGGATTTTCTCCTTCATATGGTATGCTGCCTGAGAAAGAAAATTCAAAGTTAgatgacattttaaaattaaaagtgccAGGTGTGTCAGATGGAAATCTGTTTTTTACTAAAACTGTAGCAGCTATGGCAGCTGAACGTTCTAAACTGTTTGGCTTATCTGTTCAAACTGTTCTGGGAGAGAGTGAAGAGTGCTTTAAGGATAGTAATGAAAACAGTGATCATGAAAATATTTGA